The Dehalogenimonas sp. 4OHTPN genome window below encodes:
- a CDS encoding NADH:ubiquinone oxidoreductase — MKPKVAFFDFTSCEGCQLDALNLDVGEVLGLLGAVEIVNFREVKTDRSDDYDIAFIEGSITKESEIPRIEAIRKQAKVLVALGACACTGGVNCLKNAYKPDELLKGVYGECASYYNTILARPVSAVVPVDAYIRGCPPTTSEFLKVVKAALLGKRPDIPNYPVCTECRIAGNVCVFQRGGTCIGPVTRAGCDALCVSSGRFCWGCRGLVDDPNTNSAKDVLARYGLTLDQILERFKIYNSYSEVSQCQK; from the coding sequence ATGAAACCTAAAGTCGCCTTTTTTGACTTCACCTCCTGCGAAGGCTGCCAGCTTGACGCTTTGAACCTGGATGTCGGCGAGGTGCTGGGGCTCCTGGGCGCGGTGGAGATCGTCAACTTCCGCGAGGTCAAGACTGACCGGTCGGATGACTACGACATCGCCTTCATCGAGGGTTCCATCACCAAGGAGTCGGAAATACCCCGAATTGAGGCTATCCGCAAGCAGGCCAAGGTTCTGGTCGCCCTGGGCGCCTGCGCCTGCACCGGCGGCGTCAACTGCTTGAAGAACGCCTATAAGCCTGACGAACTGTTAAAGGGCGTTTATGGCGAATGTGCTTCATATTACAACACCATTCTCGCCCGGCCGGTCAGCGCCGTCGTACCGGTGGACGCCTATATCCGCGGCTGCCCCCCGACGACTTCAGAATTTCTCAAGGTGGTCAAAGCAGCCCTCTTAGGCAAACGGCCGGATATTCCCAATTACCCCGTCTGTACCGAGTGCCGGATCGCCGGTAATGTCTGCGTCTTTCAACGGGGCGGCACCTGTATAGGCCCGGTAACCCGCGCCGGCTGTGACGCCCTGTGCGTATCATCCGGACGCTTCTGCTGGGGCTGTCGCGGTCTGGTAGATGACCCCAACACTAACTCGGCCAAGGACGTGCTTGCCCGCTACGGTCTGACGCTTGACCAGATTCTTGAGCGCTTTAAAATCTACAACTCCTATTCGGAGGTATCGCAGTGCCAGAAATAA
- the argJ gene encoding bifunctional glutamate N-acetyltransferase/amino-acid acetyltransferase ArgJ, whose translation MDTRLKVIPDGSISSTPGFRAGAVAAGIKKVAGALDLGVVTAERPCTAAAVFTSNRFKAAPVVLSQRHLVSGKVRAIIVNAGCANAGTGKIGYNNASAMTETAALKLGIDKQSVLVASTGVIGVQLPIEKIRTGIDRLELSTDGGHDFARAIMTTDTIPKEFAVISPEYGFTVAGCAKGSGMIHPDMATMLCFITTDAVISAANLQRLLKRVVDKSFNVISVDGDTSTNDCVFLLSSGAAGIELKPGAAAYRAFGKALEYVCVDLARAIARDGEGATKLIEMTVSGAASAADARKVTRTVLSSPLVKTAVHGADPNWGRIIAAAGRSGAKFDLDRVNLKIGEVEVLKNGAPLPFDRKLASAQFAGKNVHIRLDLGLGRASVTGWGCDMSTEYVRINADYTT comes from the coding sequence ATGGACACCAGACTCAAGGTCATCCCCGATGGGTCGATCAGCTCGACGCCGGGCTTCCGGGCTGGGGCCGTCGCCGCCGGCATTAAAAAAGTTGCCGGTGCCCTTGACCTGGGTGTGGTAACGGCTGAAAGACCTTGCACCGCGGCAGCCGTCTTCACTAGCAACCGCTTCAAAGCGGCACCGGTTGTGCTGTCGCAAAGGCATCTTGTGTCAGGGAAAGTCCGGGCAATCATTGTCAATGCCGGTTGCGCCAACGCCGGTACCGGGAAAATCGGCTACAACAACGCCTCGGCCATGACCGAGACGGCAGCCCTTAAACTAGGCATTGACAAGCAAAGTGTACTGGTGGCCTCCACCGGCGTTATTGGGGTTCAGCTGCCGATCGAAAAAATCCGCACCGGGATTGACCGGTTAGAGCTTTCGACCGATGGTGGCCATGATTTCGCCCGAGCCATCATGACTACAGATACGATTCCCAAGGAATTCGCCGTCATTTCGCCCGAATATGGCTTCACCGTCGCCGGGTGCGCGAAGGGTTCCGGCATGATCCACCCGGACATGGCCACTATGTTATGCTTTATTACCACCGATGCCGTCATAAGCGCCGCTAACCTCCAGCGGCTGCTCAAACGGGTGGTCGATAAGTCTTTCAACGTCATCTCCGTCGACGGCGACACGTCTACGAACGACTGCGTCTTCCTGCTGTCCAGCGGGGCCGCCGGCATCGAACTCAAGCCCGGCGCCGCCGCCTACCGAGCCTTCGGAAAAGCCTTGGAATACGTCTGCGTCGATCTTGCCAGGGCCATCGCCCGCGACGGCGAAGGCGCCACCAAGCTTATCGAAATGACAGTAAGCGGCGCTGCTTCAGCCGCCGATGCCCGCAAGGTAACTCGCACAGTACTGTCTTCGCCGCTGGTCAAAACAGCGGTCCACGGAGCCGACCCAAACTGGGGCAGAATCATCGCCGCCGCCGGCCGCAGCGGGGCAAAATTCGACCTCGACCGGGTAAACTTGAAGATCGGCGAAGTGGAAGTGTTGAAAAACGGCGCCCCGCTGCCATTCGACAGGAAACTTGCCTCAGCCCAGTTCGCCGGAAAGAACGTCCACATCCGGCTCGACCTCGGGCTGGGCAGGGCTTCGGTCACCGGCTGGGGCTGCGATATGAGTACCGAATATGTGCGCATCAATGCCGACTACACAACGTAG
- a CDS encoding 4Fe-4S dicluster domain-containing protein: MPENSVLIVDSDPASRETAAWLKGAGFKVATAATGEEALSLIDNQDFSVMLLDMRLPGKHGLGVLREVKVKRPWLQAIVTTDHPSVESATEALKQGAVDYLVKPFSPQDLEKLVKDTIKSASKQKTVHVQIKAKQTPARISYQATFVISRDSLKNLVNSLIKEREAIGVRARQGKFAYDKVKNFDDLALDYDVTVNPPTAFFIPACETILRYKLGPTPEITPVTDTTPRVLIGVHPDDINAINLLDEVFMTGNPDPNYAARRQNTLIIGVDVLTPLPSSFAPSMGSYTAESGYDLLLTDIGNSSYMVTVGSEAGAQVLAKYAQVREPTVAETARQKQVRDEALSKYRLFLDMSRDKIPNLLENNYDNPYWKMRSETCLNCGSCIMVCPTCFCFDVQDDVSLNLTDGERIRKPDGCMLVDFSRVAAGANFRGDKVSRFRHRMYHKGKYILDRYGKFGCVGCGRCSVTCLAEIASPLEAYNAIAASETAREKARRTITNTRPQPELYLPHLASIVKTTPLSSRESLFEFRLKDGHKLGHRPGQFVEVYVFGIGESPISLTSSPTRDHTFEVAVRNVGNVTGALHRMEAGAPVGIRGPFGNGFPLEQMEGKDLLFIAGGIGIFPLRSLIQYVLDKRENYGKINLLFGARSPAERVFAGEMAEWSKAPDVNFMETVDKGDESWTGNVGVITTLIPKVQFDPKKTVAVVVGPPIMYRFVINELKKRDLADDNIIVSLERKMKCGVGKCGNCQINGVYVCQEGPVFSLTRLRTLREAI; encoded by the coding sequence ATGCCGGAAAACTCAGTACTCATCGTTGACTCCGATCCCGCGTCCCGCGAAACCGCCGCCTGGCTCAAAGGCGCGGGTTTCAAAGTTGCCACCGCCGCCACCGGCGAGGAAGCGCTGTCGCTGATTGACAACCAGGACTTCAGCGTCATGCTTCTTGATATGCGACTGCCCGGCAAACACGGACTGGGGGTGCTGCGGGAGGTCAAGGTGAAGCGTCCCTGGCTCCAGGCGATAGTTACTACCGACCACCCGTCGGTCGAATCAGCCACTGAAGCGTTGAAGCAAGGCGCGGTGGACTACCTGGTGAAGCCTTTTTCGCCCCAGGACCTGGAAAAACTGGTAAAAGACACCATCAAGTCAGCCAGCAAGCAGAAAACGGTTCACGTCCAGATTAAAGCCAAACAGACTCCTGCCAGGATTTCCTACCAGGCCACTTTCGTCATTTCCCGCGACAGTCTAAAGAATTTAGTCAATAGCCTTATTAAAGAGAGAGAAGCCATCGGTGTCAGAGCCAGGCAGGGTAAATTTGCTTACGATAAGGTCAAGAATTTCGATGACCTGGCGCTGGATTACGACGTCACCGTCAACCCTCCCACCGCTTTCTTCATCCCCGCCTGCGAGACAATCCTGCGCTACAAGCTCGGTCCTACTCCGGAAATCACCCCGGTGACCGACACCACACCCCGCGTCCTTATCGGCGTCCACCCGGATGATATCAACGCTATCAACCTCCTCGATGAAGTTTTCATGACCGGCAACCCTGATCCCAATTATGCGGCGCGCCGTCAGAACACGCTGATTATCGGTGTGGATGTGCTGACTCCTCTGCCGTCTTCGTTCGCACCCAGCATGGGTTCTTATACCGCGGAAAGCGGCTACGATCTGTTGCTGACTGATATCGGCAACTCTTCGTATATGGTGACCGTGGGCTCGGAGGCCGGGGCTCAGGTGCTGGCTAAATATGCTCAAGTACGCGAGCCGACGGTCGCCGAGACCGCCCGTCAGAAACAGGTCAGAGATGAGGCGCTGTCTAAATACCGCCTCTTTTTAGATATGTCCCGGGACAAGATACCCAACCTCCTGGAAAACAATTACGACAATCCTTACTGGAAGATGCGATCGGAGACCTGCCTCAACTGCGGTTCCTGCATTATGGTCTGCCCAACTTGCTTTTGTTTTGATGTCCAGGACGACGTCTCCCTCAATTTGACAGACGGCGAAAGGATCAGAAAACCGGACGGCTGTATGCTGGTGGATTTTTCCCGGGTGGCCGCTGGTGCCAACTTCCGCGGCGACAAAGTTTCCCGGTTCCGCCACCGCATGTACCATAAAGGTAAATATATCCTGGATCGCTACGGGAAATTCGGTTGTGTCGGCTGCGGCCGTTGTTCTGTCACCTGCCTGGCTGAGATCGCCTCACCGCTGGAGGCCTACAATGCCATCGCCGCTTCGGAAACGGCACGAGAAAAAGCCCGGCGCACTATCACCAATACCCGGCCGCAGCCAGAACTTTATCTTCCGCACCTGGCCAGTATCGTAAAGACAACGCCTCTTTCCAGTCGTGAATCTTTATTTGAATTCAGGCTAAAAGATGGTCACAAGCTAGGCCATCGGCCCGGGCAGTTCGTGGAAGTCTACGTCTTCGGCATCGGCGAGTCGCCCATCTCGCTGACCTCGTCCCCTACCCGGGACCACACCTTCGAAGTTGCTGTGCGCAACGTCGGCAACGTTACCGGTGCTCTGCACCGCATGGAAGCCGGCGCCCCCGTCGGTATCCGGGGGCCATTCGGCAACGGCTTCCCCCTGGAGCAGATGGAAGGAAAAGACCTGCTCTTCATCGCCGGGGGCATCGGCATCTTCCCGTTGCGATCGCTCATCCAATACGTCCTGGACAAACGTGAGAACTACGGCAAGATCAACCTCCTTTTCGGCGCCCGGTCGCCTGCTGAGCGCGTCTTTGCCGGCGAAATGGCAGAGTGGTCAAAAGCGCCGGATGTGAACTTCATGGAGACTGTGGATAAAGGCGATGAAAGCTGGACGGGCAATGTCGGTGTCATCACCACCCTAATCCCCAAGGTTCAGTTCGACCCGAAGAAGACGGTGGCTGTGGTGGTCGGACCGCCGATCATGTACCGCTTTGTCATCAACGAGCTTAAAAAACGTGACCTTGCCGACGACAACATCATAGTCTCCCTGGAGCGCAAGATGAAGTGCGGCGTCGGCAAGTGCGGCAATTGCCAGATCAATGGCGTATACGTCTGCCAGGAGGGTCCGGTGTTCAGCCTGACCCGGCTGCGGACTTTGAGGGAGGCTATCTAA